Proteins encoded in a region of the Malaciobacter mytili LMG 24559 genome:
- a CDS encoding LysR family transcriptional regulator yields the protein MDSNLLKVFISVANTKSISLGAKELNFTQSNVTLRIKQLEKSLGYELFYRTNRGVVLTLEGEKLYPYAVDIVKKVEEATLKMRNINYQELLKVGSTQSNTTIRLSKFLKKLNNDFKDMKLEFVVDSSLNLIEQLLNYKLDIAFVNGNPNHKDLEILNIFKEDIVLVEPKDKIALNTIFAYKNGCLNRIFLEKYLSESSETLYKSVNLENYELILSCVEAGYGVALFSREIIEKFGYINRLKVTKMDFKLDTHLICKKDFIPMIEEYLRKIKL from the coding sequence ATGGATTCAAATTTACTAAAAGTATTTATTAGTGTTGCAAATACTAAAAGTATCTCTTTAGGAGCAAAAGAGTTAAATTTTACTCAATCAAATGTTACATTAAGGATAAAACAGCTTGAAAAAAGTTTAGGATATGAGCTATTTTATAGAACAAATAGGGGAGTTGTTTTAACTTTAGAGGGAGAAAAACTTTACCCTTATGCTGTTGATATTGTAAAAAAAGTTGAAGAAGCAACGTTAAAAATGAGAAATATTAATTATCAAGAGTTATTAAAAGTTGGCTCAACACAATCAAATACCACAATAAGATTAAGCAAGTTTCTAAAAAAATTAAATAATGACTTTAAAGATATGAAATTAGAGTTTGTTGTTGATAGTAGTTTAAATCTAATAGAGCAATTACTTAATTATAAACTTGATATTGCTTTTGTAAATGGCAATCCAAATCATAAAGATTTAGAAATTTTAAATATTTTTAAAGAAGATATAGTTTTAGTTGAACCAAAAGATAAAATTGCTTTAAATACTATTTTTGCATATAAAAATGGATGTTTAAATAGAATTTTTTTAGAAAAATATCTAAGTGAAAGTAGTGAAACTTTATATAAAAGCGTAAATTTAGAAAATTATGAACTAATTTTATCTTGTGTGGAAGCTGGATATGGAGTTGCACTATTTTCAAGGGAAATAATTGAAAAGTTTGGATATATAAATAGATTAAAAGTTACAAAAATGGATTTTAAATTAGATACTCATCTTATTTGCAAAAAGGATTTTATTCCAATGATTGAAGAGTATTTAAGAAAAATAAAATTATAA
- a CDS encoding TRAP transporter permease, producing the protein MTKEIFKLLSAKYLIVATLAIITVGFHIYLIFTGLMPNLVSRPIHLLLVLPWIFLLTQDENISKFTKYLGYILLACAMFSSYYIIVNHIDLEEQYGSLEGTLQYFVAISLLLAVLEMARRAIKLALPLTAIIALAYGLFGHYIPGDFGHQEIPLDSFLGTLVIAEGGIYGSLTGISVNVVAVFVILGAFVGVGEGGNAFMSLSTKIAGRLRGGAAKVSVLASAFFGSISGSASANVASTGAFTIPTMKRLNYPASLAAASEAVASTGGQIMPPLMGAGAFIMAELLGVQYSFIMSSAIFPALLFFFTVWIGIDVFAKKYNLISISNNDIPKINLVLKLSPFFILPFGVLLYALIIIKKTPQFSAALAIFISISLLLVNKDWQFSFKEFIFKFLDGCISASKQIATIASVIICAGIIIGVLNITGVGVKITSAILYLSNGELFTALLLTAFACLILGMEVPTTAAYIICVSIAGPILQEYGLSAIQAHLFIFWFALLSTITPPVCGTVFIASGIAQVNWLKVAIKSMKLGLGLYLIPLSFIVNPYLIKPDTHFTLAFISFIKIGLGLWFISNALVNDKLKLIYRILLSLFGLIIVFFPL; encoded by the coding sequence ATGACAAAAGAAATATTTAAACTACTATCAGCTAAATATCTGATAGTAGCCACTTTAGCTATTATTACTGTGGGGTTTCATATATATTTAATTTTTACAGGACTTATGCCAAATTTAGTAAGTAGACCTATTCATTTACTTTTGGTTTTACCTTGGATTTTTTTACTTACTCAAGATGAAAATATATCAAAATTTACTAAGTATCTAGGGTATATTTTACTAGCTTGTGCTATGTTTTCATCATACTATATTATAGTAAATCATATTGATTTAGAAGAACAATATGGTTCTTTAGAAGGAACTTTACAATATTTTGTAGCTATTAGCTTACTTTTAGCAGTACTAGAAATGGCAAGACGAGCTATAAAATTAGCTCTTCCCCTAACAGCTATAATTGCACTTGCTTATGGTCTTTTTGGTCATTATATTCCTGGTGATTTTGGTCATCAAGAGATACCTTTAGATAGTTTTTTAGGAACTTTAGTTATTGCTGAGGGGGGAATATATGGAAGCTTAACAGGAATTTCCGTAAATGTGGTTGCAGTATTTGTAATTCTTGGAGCTTTTGTAGGAGTAGGTGAGGGTGGCAATGCTTTTATGTCTTTATCCACAAAGATAGCTGGAAGATTAAGAGGAGGTGCAGCAAAAGTATCTGTTTTAGCTTCTGCATTTTTTGGTTCTATTTCTGGTTCTGCTTCTGCAAATGTGGCTTCAACAGGAGCTTTTACTATTCCTACAATGAAAAGGTTAAATTATCCTGCTAGTTTAGCTGCTGCAAGTGAAGCTGTTGCTAGTACAGGAGGTCAAATAATGCCTCCTCTTATGGGAGCTGGTGCATTTATTATGGCAGAACTTTTAGGTGTTCAATACTCTTTTATTATGAGTTCAGCAATTTTCCCTGCATTATTGTTTTTCTTTACGGTTTGGATAGGTATAGATGTTTTTGCTAAAAAATATAATCTAATATCAATAAGCAATAATGATATTCCAAAAATAAATTTAGTTTTAAAGCTTAGTCCTTTTTTTATATTGCCTTTTGGTGTACTTTTATATGCTTTAATCATTATAAAAAAAACTCCTCAATTTTCAGCTGCTTTAGCTATTTTTATTTCAATTTCTCTTCTTTTAGTAAATAAAGATTGGCAGTTTAGTTTTAAAGAGTTTATATTTAAGTTTTTAGATGGATGTATTAGTGCTTCAAAACAAATAGCAACAATTGCTTCTGTTATTATTTGTGCTGGGATTATTATTGGAGTTTTAAATATAACAGGAGTAGGGGTAAAAATAACTTCAGCAATTTTATATTTATCAAATGGAGAGTTATTTACAGCTTTACTTTTAACTGCATTTGCTTGCCTAATTTTGGGAATGGAAGTACCAACAACAGCAGCATATATTATTTGTGTTTCAATTGCTGGTCCAATATTACAAGAGTATGGGCTATCAGCTATTCAAGCTCATTTATTTATTTTCTGGTTTGCTCTTTTATCAACAATTACTCCACCTGTTTGTGGAACAGTATTTATTGCTTCTGGAATAGCACAGGTAAATTGGCTTAAAGTAGCTATTAAATCCATGAAATTAGGCTTAGGTTTATATTTAATTCCTTTATCTTTTATAGTAAATCCATATTTAATAAAACCTGATACTCATTTTACTTTAGCTTTTATTTCTTTTATAAAAATAGGACTTGGATTATGGTTTATATCAAATGCTTTAGTAAACGATAAACTAAAATTAATATATAGAATTTTACTTAGTTTATTTGGTTTAATAATTGTTTTTTTCCCTTTATAA
- a CDS encoding GNAT family N-acetyltransferase has product MEKIILREATINDSQTIFNFVKELAIYEKAEHEVKTSVKQVEESVFGKDSVTYAIICELDNKPIGMALYFFNYSTWLGRNGIYLEDLYVSPQYRGVGAGKALLKKLAQIAVEKKCGRIDWQVLDWNKPSIDFYDSIGAKGLTEWIPYRLTGEALEEFARS; this is encoded by the coding sequence ATGGAAAAAATTATTTTAAGAGAAGCAACAATAAATGATTCTCAAACAATCTTTAATTTTGTAAAAGAATTAGCAATTTATGAAAAAGCAGAACATGAAGTTAAAACAAGTGTAAAGCAAGTTGAAGAGTCAGTATTTGGAAAAGATTCAGTTACTTATGCAATTATTTGTGAATTAGATAATAAACCAATTGGAATGGCATTATATTTTTTTAATTACTCTACTTGGTTAGGAAGAAATGGAATTTATTTAGAAGATTTATATGTTAGTCCACAATATAGAGGAGTAGGGGCAGGAAAAGCATTACTAAAAAAACTTGCTCAAATTGCAGTTGAGAAAAAATGTGGAAGAATAGATTGGCAAGTTTTAGACTGGAATAAGCCTTCTATTGATTTTTATGATAGTATTGGCGCAAAAGGTTTAACTGAATGGATTCCTTATAGATTAACAGGAGAAGCCTTAGAAGAGTTTGCTAGAAGTTAA
- a CDS encoding sulfite exporter TauE/SafE family protein — translation MEINFIIALAVIVLWSSLVHGSIGFGFGMISTPLVALFTDIQTTITYMLIPTMVVNIVSILSEGKFFEALKKFWFIILLMVIGSALGTILLVYTNSEYFKLLLAFIIFVYLLQSVVNIKATFVSKYPKSSTYGLGLFGGVLSGLTNIVAPLMIMYTLELKYSKKDTIQLSNLCFLFTKIGQLTVFLYFGTFTLQAFEISIFSVLVVFLGMFLGIKIKKGIDAKFYAKILKILLFIIASTLVIQTLHF, via the coding sequence ATGGAAATAAATTTTATTATTGCTTTGGCAGTGATAGTTTTATGGTCTTCTTTGGTTCATGGAAGTATTGGTTTTGGTTTTGGGATGATTTCTACGCCCTTAGTTGCTCTTTTTACTGATATTCAAACTACAATAACATATATGTTAATTCCCACAATGGTTGTAAATATAGTAAGTATTTTAAGTGAAGGTAAATTTTTTGAAGCTTTAAAAAAGTTTTGGTTTATTATTTTGCTTATGGTAATTGGAAGTGCTTTAGGTACTATATTGCTTGTTTATACAAATTCTGAGTATTTTAAGCTTTTACTTGCTTTTATAATTTTTGTATATCTTTTACAATCAGTAGTAAATATAAAAGCAACATTTGTTTCAAAGTATCCAAAGAGTTCCACTTATGGTTTAGGCTTATTTGGAGGAGTTTTATCTGGACTTACAAATATAGTAGCTCCTTTAATGATAATGTACACTTTAGAATTAAAATACTCTAAAAAAGATACAATACAACTATCAAATTTATGTTTTTTATTTACAAAAATAGGACAATTAACAGTTTTTTTATACTTTGGAACTTTTACTTTACAAGCCTTTGAGATTTCAATATTTAGTGTGCTTGTGGTTTTTTTAGGTATGTTTTTAGGAATAAAAATAAAAAAAGGTATTGATGCTAAATTTTATGCAAAAATATTAAAGATTTTACTATTTATTATAGCTTCAACTTTAGTTATACAAACTTTACATTTTTAA
- a CDS encoding tetratricopeptide repeat protein, translating into MNKNFFKIFFLITFFHIFLFASKVETSQTQINKLNSEITNLKLANEYEKKLNEEKLKIFFSKIIEKENEIKELKKEFKELEDKFNKNNIDKEKIQKDFENNKIIIDRQDKRVEDLHSDINFWGVVFTLVGTLTAIIVIAFTLRFGSIATNEAKEELQKWIDEKADKEFQPKVDKYLMQLEKETKELLLKIKANVNNKIDSFISGFVNNKLNNVELNYEKLFNYIMEEYNKGNIKEAFKYIEKTISISKNDDELSKSLFIKAEILKKLNQKEEALNIYDKLIENFSTSKNKNVLNQVKNALINKAYELSLIDKSEDTLKIYDELLNNFSELLNLEEKAFILINKGYLFTLSAETNKSLECYEKVILDFSNIKNDFTIVSYVIYSSVNKANILWDIDKNSSLEIYNNLIENYKTSSNILIQRQLINAYLNKAFNIGKEDKKRAIELYNEAIEKYKETNDEVLISRLFSGYINKAIYLVDYDKEKAIELYDEVIEKSKDFKNIEIIEQKLNALINKITLITNKEKAIELYDSLINEYKEFNDIRISYIVNVAYINKASFLENQNAILCYDEVIKRFNNSNNLKIKEQFIKANIYKAMVLHNLKESYNAKDIYSNIIDVFKDSKESAILNNVLLALINKIELNIILNQENLLEDIDLFKDLVNENKEKLIQLEMLQILEKAKIITQDNEVKQWQEKYKDISLNNWSFKELDIWVESLEEEPKQRLKKYLTIFKDHK; encoded by the coding sequence ATGAATAAAAACTTTTTTAAAATCTTTTTTCTTATAACATTTTTTCATATTTTTTTATTTGCTTCAAAAGTAGAAACTTCACAAACTCAAATAAATAAACTAAATAGTGAAATAACAAATTTAAAACTTGCAAATGAATATGAAAAAAAGCTAAATGAAGAAAAACTAAAAATCTTCTTTTCTAAAATAATAGAAAAAGAAAATGAAATAAAAGAGTTAAAAAAAGAGTTTAAAGAACTAGAAGATAAGTTTAATAAAAATAATATAGATAAAGAAAAAATACAAAAAGATTTTGAAAATAATAAGATAATAATAGATAGACAAGATAAAAGAGTAGAAGATTTACATTCAGATATTAATTTTTGGGGTGTAGTATTTACATTAGTTGGGACATTAACTGCAATTATTGTAATTGCTTTTACTTTAAGATTTGGCTCAATTGCTACAAATGAGGCAAAAGAAGAACTGCAAAAATGGATAGATGAAAAAGCTGATAAAGAGTTTCAGCCTAAAGTGGATAAATATTTAATGCAATTAGAAAAAGAAACAAAAGAGTTATTATTAAAAATAAAAGCTAATGTAAATAATAAAATAGATTCTTTTATTTCAGGTTTTGTAAATAATAAATTAAATAATGTTGAGTTAAATTATGAAAAATTATTTAATTATATAATGGAAGAATATAATAAAGGTAATATCAAAGAAGCTTTTAAATATATAGAAAAAACTATAAGTATTAGTAAAAATGATGATGAATTATCAAAATCTCTATTTATTAAAGCCGAAATTCTAAAAAAATTAAATCAAAAAGAAGAAGCCCTTAATATTTATGATAAGTTAATTGAAAACTTTAGTACTTCAAAAAATAAAAATGTTTTAAATCAAGTTAAAAATGCTTTAATTAATAAAGCTTATGAGTTAAGTTTAATAGATAAAAGTGAAGATACATTAAAAATATATGATGAATTATTAAATAATTTTAGTGAATTACTTAATTTAGAAGAAAAAGCATTTATATTAATCAATAAAGGATATTTATTTACTTTAAGTGCAGAAACTAACAAATCTTTAGAATGTTATGAAAAAGTTATATTAGACTTTTCTAATATAAAAAATGATTTTACTATTGTTTCTTATGTTATTTATTCTTCTGTAAATAAAGCAAATATTTTATGGGATATAGATAAAAACTCTTCTCTTGAAATTTATAATAATTTAATAGAAAACTATAAAACTTCGTCTAATATATTAATTCAAAGGCAGTTAATAAATGCTTATTTAAATAAAGCTTTTAATATAGGTAAAGAAGATAAAAAAAGAGCCATTGAATTATATAATGAAGCAATTGAAAAATATAAAGAAACTAATGATGAAGTTTTAATATCAAGATTATTTAGTGGATATATAAATAAAGCTATTTATCTTGTTGATTATGATAAAGAAAAAGCCATTGAATTATATGATGAAGTAATTGAAAAAAGTAAAGATTTTAAAAATATTGAAATTATTGAACAAAAATTAAATGCACTTATTAATAAAATAACTTTAATAACTAATAAAGAAAAAGCTATTGAATTATATGATAGCTTAATTAATGAATATAAAGAATTTAATGATATTCGAATATCTTATATTGTTAATGTAGCTTATATAAATAAGGCTTCCTTCCTTGAAAATCAAAATGCAATTTTATGTTATGATGAAGTAATAAAAAGATTTAATAATTCAAATAATTTAAAAATTAAAGAACAATTTATTAAAGCTAATATCTATAAAGCAATGGTTTTACATAATTTAAAAGAATCTTATAATGCAAAGGATATATATTCAAATATAATAGATGTTTTTAAAGACTCTAAAGAAAGCGCAATTTTAAATAATGTTTTACTTGCTTTAATAAATAAAATTGAATTAAATATTATATTAAATCAAGAAAATTTACTAGAAGATATAGATTTATTTAAAGACTTAGTAAATGAAAATAAAGAAAAACTAATACAACTTGAAATGCTTCAAATTCTTGAAAAAGCTAAAATAATAACTCAAGATAATGAAGTAAAACAATGGCAAGAAAAATATAAAGATATTTCTCTTAATAATTGGAGTTTTAAGGAACTTGATATTTGGGTGGAATCTTTAGAAGAAGAGCCAAAACAAAGGCTTAAAAAATATTTAACTATTTTTAAAGATCATAAATAA
- a CDS encoding TAXI family TRAP transporter solute-binding subunit → MKKKFITTLLLTCGLITSLNAQRLTFKAAKSSSSYYQMAVQIGENVSKNSNLSLTIEESQGSVQNVKEVRKRSGNYVFTTPPVLIELAKSKKAMFKNDNPADYEKIRALFPIPYLTMHVVVRADSNINSFKDLKGKSLLIGKGTYGANEAKKYIEAFGLKGDVKLIGAELSGAVSALKNAQIDGFATSGSYPAPNVIEAAASIKIKLLSMSDEEIAKTKRDKIIIPAGTYAGLKEDITTTTLPVGVYTTTQMSEETAYELTKAFWESKENLEKQNIWWKAITVNNLKMFKTKLHKGALKYYNEVNTTIPISLK, encoded by the coding sequence ATGAAAAAAAAATTTATAACAACTTTACTTTTAACTTGTGGTTTAATTACAAGTTTAAATGCTCAAAGACTTACTTTTAAAGCTGCAAAATCTTCATCTTCTTACTATCAAATGGCAGTTCAAATTGGCGAAAATGTTAGTAAAAACTCAAATCTTAGTTTAACGATTGAAGAGAGTCAAGGATCAGTTCAAAATGTAAAAGAAGTTAGAAAAAGAAGTGGCAATTATGTTTTTACAACGCCACCTGTTTTAATAGAACTTGCAAAATCAAAAAAAGCAATGTTTAAAAATGACAATCCAGCTGATTATGAAAAAATTAGAGCACTTTTTCCTATTCCTTATCTTACTATGCATGTGGTTGTAAGAGCTGATTCAAATATAAATAGTTTTAAAGATCTAAAAGGTAAATCATTACTTATTGGAAAAGGAACATATGGAGCAAATGAAGCTAAAAAATATATAGAAGCATTTGGGTTAAAGGGTGATGTAAAACTTATTGGTGCTGAGTTATCAGGTGCAGTTTCTGCACTTAAAAATGCTCAAATAGATGGTTTTGCAACTTCTGGGTCTTATCCTGCACCAAATGTAATTGAAGCTGCTGCTAGTATAAAGATTAAACTATTAAGTATGAGTGATGAAGAAATTGCAAAAACAAAAAGGGATAAGATAATAATCCCAGCAGGTACTTATGCTGGTCTTAAAGAAGATATAACAACAACTACCTTACCTGTTGGAGTTTATACAACTACACAAATGAGTGAAGAGACAGCTTATGAACTTACAAAGGCTTTTTGGGAATCTAAAGAAAATTTAGAAAAACAAAATATTTGGTGGAAAGCAATTACAGTTAATAATCTTAAAATGTTTAAAACAAAGCTGCATAAAGGTGCTTTAAAATATTATAATGAAGTAAATACAACTATTCCAATAAGCTTAAAATAA
- a CDS encoding tetratricopeptide repeat protein, translating to MSQLEFKKLYNEFTIRFQNKEYKEALELTYDLLDIAQDIELEVAYTLMAKARVLTALNRLKEATDTYDEVIEKFDNTTDVLILNLLAYAYYNKALIYAKEKEYKKELATYDKLLEKFIEDTSLELEIVLVKTYLNKAICLKELKDTNEVILVYKEMIGNFEHSTNEEVLSDVAIALFNIGLLYSKEEKNKDAIKVYNELINKFKTTKNKNTLELVVKAMVNKAARYKELLKYKEALKVYDEVIKKYEKNKEEKILIQVALSLHNKAILLGEMANEEQLQEVCDEIIEKFSNSKDEIISNIVLTAQVIKDKEKFNNSF from the coding sequence TTGAGTCAATTAGAGTTTAAAAAATTATATAATGAATTTACAATAAGATTTCAAAATAAAGAGTATAAAGAAGCTTTAGAATTAACTTATGATTTATTAGATATAGCACAAGATATAGAACTTGAAGTAGCTTATACTTTAATGGCAAAAGCTAGAGTTTTAACTGCTTTAAATAGATTAAAAGAAGCTACAGATACTTATGATGAAGTAATAGAAAAGTTTGATAATACAACTGATGTTTTAATTTTAAATCTTCTTGCTTATGCGTATTATAATAAAGCTTTAATATATGCAAAAGAAAAAGAGTATAAAAAAGAGTTAGCTACTTATGATAAATTACTTGAAAAGTTTATTGAAGATACTTCTTTAGAACTTGAAATAGTTTTAGTTAAAACATATCTAAATAAAGCAATTTGTCTTAAAGAGTTAAAAGATACAAATGAAGTGATTTTAGTATATAAAGAGATGATTGGCAACTTTGAACACTCAACAAATGAAGAGGTCTTATCTGATGTTGCTATAGCTTTATTTAATATAGGATTACTTTACTCAAAAGAAGAAAAAAATAAAGATGCTATAAAAGTATATAATGAACTAATAAATAAATTTAAAACAACTAAAAATAAAAATACTTTAGAACTTGTTGTAAAAGCTATGGTAAATAAAGCAGCAAGATATAAAGAGTTATTAAAGTATAAAGAAGCTTTAAAAGTTTATGATGAAGTTATAAAAAAATATGAAAAAAATAAGGAAGAAAAAATCTTAATCCAAGTGGCTCTTTCTTTGCATAATAAAGCAATTTTACTTGGTGAAATGGCAAATGAAGAACAATTGCAAGAAGTTTGTGATGAAATTATAGAAAAATTCTCAAATAGTAAAGATGAAATAATTAGTAATATAGTATTAACTGCACAAGTTATTAAAGATAAAGAAAAATTTAATAACTCTTTTTAA
- a CDS encoding DUF4197 domain-containing protein has protein sequence MKIKLSIASILLFSSLANASWQDLAKGVIDEITTSKDTKTVENQEQNLSESTMISGLKQALEIAVNYSTKTLSQKDGYLNNALVKIPLPNNLDKAEGIIRKAGGDKIVDDLIKSMNDAASNAAIKTTDIFLKSINNLTINDAKNIVAGKENALTSYFKTSSYEELKKSITPIVKESIKSNQVATYYDTFNSFYQTNAKEYIQNTQIMNLAKNFNLDSYLPNDTKTLDEYITTKAIDGLFKMIEEKEKSIRENPVEQTTSLLKKIFG, from the coding sequence ATGAAAATAAAACTTTCAATTGCTTCAATACTCCTATTTTCTTCACTTGCAAATGCTTCATGGCAAGATTTAGCAAAGGGTGTTATTGATGAAATAACTACTTCAAAAGATACAAAAACAGTAGAAAATCAAGAACAAAACTTAAGTGAATCAACTATGATTAGTGGATTAAAACAAGCTTTAGAAATAGCAGTTAATTATTCAACAAAAACTCTATCTCAAAAAGATGGTTATTTAAATAATGCTTTAGTAAAAATTCCTCTTCCAAATAATTTAGATAAAGCTGAGGGAATTATTAGAAAAGCAGGAGGAGATAAAATTGTTGATGATTTAATTAAATCAATGAATGATGCAGCTTCAAATGCAGCAATAAAAACAACTGATATTTTTTTAAAAAGTATAAATAATCTAACAATTAATGATGCTAAAAATATAGTTGCAGGTAAAGAAAATGCCTTAACAAGTTACTTTAAAACAAGTAGTTATGAAGAGTTAAAAAAGAGTATTACTCCTATTGTAAAAGAGTCAATAAAATCAAATCAAGTAGCTACATATTATGATACTTTTAATAGTTTTTATCAAACAAATGCAAAAGAGTATATACAAAATACTCAAATAATGAATTTAGCAAAAAACTTTAATCTTGATTCTTATCTTCCAAATGATACAAAAACTTTAGATGAATATATTACAACTAAAGCTATAGATGGACTATTTAAAATGATTGAAGAAAAAGAAAAATCAATTAGAGAAAATCCTGTTGAACAAACAACTTCTTTACTAAAAAAGATTTTTGGATAA